GGAGTCCCCGTCATCTGGGGTTCCGCTTCCACAACGACAACCTCCAACCCCTCGCGCACAAGCTTTTCATAGACCGCCTTGCCAAAGCGGCCATAGCCGCAAATCACCCAGAGTCCTTTCGAGGGGGGATAGACAGGATCGTTGAGCATATCCCGTTGTCCCAATGAGAGCCAATCCTGCAACAGACTGAGGCACGGTGCCTGAATAGCGGTCGCCAAATGCAGCGCGAAAGCATCGAAAGGATCGATGATGAAATCGGTGCCGAAGGAGGCCATGTTTTTTTCCACATCATGGGAGTCGGCCCGACAGATCACCCCGATTTCGGGATGCAGCAGTTTCGCTGTTATGGCGATCATCAAATTGACTTCATTGGCGTTGGTCAGCGCCACCACCCCTTCACACAGCGGATGCTTAAGGCCGGCTTCCAGAAGATGGTCCGGCAGACTGGCATCGCCACACAGGCCAGGAACATACTCACGCAGATTCTCCAGCTTAAGCATATTGACACGGTCTTCGAGTATATCGATCACAACCGCGTGCTGGTTTCTGTCAGTCAATGCCTTGACCAATGCCTCACCGGTTTGACCATATCCACAAATCAGATAAAAAGACTCTCGCATTCTATTGATTTGCTTTGTAAATCTCCGCTCAGTTAAAGCGTTTTGAAAGGTTTCGTCCTTGAGCAGGGCCAATACAGTACCGATGGAGTAGAGCCACACCACCACGGTAAAGAAGATGGAAAAGCTGACCCATAGACGCTGTCCCGCAGTGAAGGCGTAGGGTATTTCGCCGAAACCGATGGTGCTGGACATGAAACTGACGAAGTAGAAGGCATGGAAGAAATCCATATACACAACATTACCGTCGGCATCCTTGCCCGGAATCAGCACCAGACCCAGCATGGCGATCGAATAGGTCATCACCAGGGTCAACAGCGGCGCCCGCATGCGCCTGAAGATAAGAAAAAAGATATTGTTCATGGGGTGAAACGACCGCGCCTGGATCTGTTTAACGGCGCAGCATGACAGTCTCGATGATCAACAATACAACGGAAACCACATTCGCCAACATTGCACCGCCGGAGAGTGAGACGATACTGGCCGTGGTGACCGTGGTAAGACCGCTCTCGGTGACGTGCACCGCCACCGTCCATACAAGGGCGGCGGCAAACAGCTGCAGTAAGGCAACCAGACTGGTTGCCAGTAGTACCGCCCCCATCTGGGTCCGATCACCGAACTTGAGTACAGTGGCGATCAGATTGACCACGATGACCGCGAACAGCTCGTAGACATGGTGATGATCCGGGTTGTCCAGTTCACCGACAAAAAAACCAAAATTCAGTGTCAGGGCAAGTACAATGAAAAAACCAAAAACCACCTTCTCCGGATTCACACCGATTCTCCTCTATTTACCCATCAAATGACTTATGATTCAGATCTTGGTGTAAAAGCTACTTTTTTTCCAGTCATTTAGACATACCCCACGAATTCAGCCGTGATCAATACAGCCAGCCATCATGGGTGTGGCATCCCCAATCTCCCTGATTTCGATGACACCTGTGCAACGGCTATGTTCTGCACCTATACAGGCCTCACCAGCTAAAGCTTTCTGATACCTGACCGCTACAAAATGCATGAGGAACAGAGCTTCAGCATTATCAAGTTCCGCTCCGACCACAGAAAACGCCCTCTATTTTAGAGTAACAGGACCATGTCAAATTTTATTAAATCTGTAGATGACCGCACGCGTCTGGCTGGCACCAACCGACTGGAGGTCCTTCTTTTCAGCCTGGGTAAAGATCTCAGAACCGGCCGCGAAGAGACCTACGGCGTCAATGTCTTCAAGGTTCGTGAAGTGATGCTGGTACCGGAAATCACCCATGCACCGGATATGCCCCCATCGGTGGAGGGCATGGTGAGTCTGCGGGGAAATATGATACCTGTGATCAATCTGCCTGATTTTTGCGGTATTCAGACAGAAGAGAGGCCGGGTATTCTAATCGTCACGGAATACAATAAAAATGTGCAGGGATTCCTGGTACATGCGGTGGATACCATCGAGCGCCTGGCCTGGGAAGACGTCAAGGTGCCGCCGACCATGATGGCGCAGCAGCATGGCGGACTGGTGACCGCAGTCACAGAGCTGAAGGATAAGCGATTGGTCATGATCATGGACGTGGAGATGGTCCTCAGCCAGACATCGGGATTTGGACAGAATTCCGAAATCTTCGAGGGCATTCAGGATATCGGCGATAGTGATATCACTCTGCTGTTCGCCGATGATTCTGCCGTTGCCCGCGACCAAATTATCCGCACCATGGAGCATATGGGCATCAAATATATCGGCACCACCAATGGCGCAGAAGCCTGGAGCAAGCTCAAAGAGATTGCCGAACGGGCATCCGCCACCGGTCATAAACCCAGTGATTTCATACAGATCATACTGACTGATGTTGAAATGCCGGAAATGGACGGTTATGTGCTTACCAAGAAGATCAAGGAGGATGCTCGCTTCAGCAATATTCCCATCATTATGCACTCTTCTCTTTCGGCAGATGCCAACATGGCATTGGGCAAGGGCGTAGGCGCCGATGCCTATGTCCCAAAATTTGAGCCCACCGAGCTTTCAGCCAAATTGCATGAAATGATCGAAAATATTCACGCCCAGAAAACCTCTTGACGGTCTCTATCGCCCGATACGGCTAGACCCTGGCAGCCAGCGACTGAAGCTGGCTGCTTTCCCTGCCGGGGGGTTGTTACCTAAGGTAACAACTGCTAGGCTCTGGGAATGCGAGAACAACCGCCACCCGACCGACTGATAGACCGCACCGTAGCCCTGGGTCTGCTGATCCTGTTGCTGTTTTCAACGCCCATTATGATCTGGTGGACTTCTCCGGGAAGTCCATGGTACCTCCCCTATATCATCTGGATGGCGGTTATCTGCTTCATTGCATGGATCAACCAGCGACACCATGAGCCATGATCTCTGGTTACTCTTCGGCATAGGCTTTCTCTACCTGGGATTGCTGTTTGTCATCGCCCATGCGGGAGACAGCGGTCGAATTCCCGAACGTCTGATACGCCACCCTTTGACCTATGTTCTCTCTCTCGGCGTCTACGCCACGACCTGGACCTTCTATGGCAGCGTCGGCTTCGCGAAGACCCAGGGCTATCTCTTTTTGACCATCTATCTGGGAGTGACACTGGCATTCGCCCT
This sequence is a window from Candidatus Thiodiazotropha sp. LNASS1. Protein-coding genes within it:
- a CDS encoding TrkA family potassium uptake protein, with the protein product MNNIFFLIFRRMRAPLLTLVMTYSIAMLGLVLIPGKDADGNVVYMDFFHAFYFVSFMSSTIGFGEIPYAFTAGQRLWVSFSIFFTVVVWLYSIGTVLALLKDETFQNALTERRFTKQINRMRESFYLICGYGQTGEALVKALTDRNQHAVVIDILEDRVNMLKLENLREYVPGLCGDASLPDHLLEAGLKHPLCEGVVALTNANEVNLMIAITAKLLHPEIGVICRADSHDVEKNMASFGTDFIIDPFDAFALHLATAIQAPCLSLLQDWLSLGQRDMLNDPVYPPSKGLWVICGYGRFGKAVYEKLVREGLEVVVVEAEPQMTGTPSSPYIEGRGTEADTLQQAEIERAVGLVAGTDNDANNLSIIMTARELNRDLFVILRQNIKHNDAVIEAVGADMVMLPSDIIANRIRVLLGAPMQHQFVKLVLHQDDEWACQLISRISALVTHHAPEVWEVAFSERDSHAVCAFVKRGNQLTLGDLMTDPRDRNSKLSCIPLMLYRHNDYFLLPEMDLKVQKDDHLLFCGSYYAKNRMLWTLQNENALNYILTGESRPEGWVWRRLRKREVI
- a CDS encoding chemotaxis protein, translated to MSNFIKSVDDRTRLAGTNRLEVLLFSLGKDLRTGREETYGVNVFKVREVMLVPEITHAPDMPPSVEGMVSLRGNMIPVINLPDFCGIQTEERPGILIVTEYNKNVQGFLVHAVDTIERLAWEDVKVPPTMMAQQHGGLVTAVTELKDKRLVMIMDVEMVLSQTSGFGQNSEIFEGIQDIGDSDITLLFADDSAVARDQIIRTMEHMGIKYIGTTNGAEAWSKLKEIAERASATGHKPSDFIQIILTDVEMPEMDGYVLTKKIKEDARFSNIPIIMHSSLSADANMALGKGVGADAYVPKFEPTELSAKLHEMIENIHAQKTS
- a CDS encoding UTP--glucose-1-phosphate uridylyltransferase, with the protein product MREQPPPDRLIDRTVALGLLILLLFSTPIMIWWTSPGSPWYLPYIIWMAVICFIAWINQRHHEP
- a CDS encoding DUF6394 family protein, coding for MNPEKVVFGFFIVLALTLNFGFFVGELDNPDHHHVYELFAVIVVNLIATVLKFGDRTQMGAVLLATSLVALLQLFAAALVWTVAVHVTESGLTTVTTASIVSLSGGAMLANVVSVVLLIIETVMLRR